The following coding sequences are from one Selenomonas sputigena ATCC 35185 window:
- a CDS encoding acylphosphatase — protein sequence MNVMEKENVRFFARAEGRVQGVGFRFFVQQNALELGLCGWVRNMEDGSVTMEVQGQAEAVEALWNRIWQGNGYIRVSGLVTEEREAADEQNFVIRY from the coding sequence ATGAATGTGATGGAAAAGGAAAATGTGCGCTTCTTTGCCAGAGCCGAGGGGCGCGTGCAGGGCGTCGGCTTTCGCTTCTTCGTGCAGCAGAATGCGCTGGAGCTTGGCCTTTGCGGCTGGGTGCGCAACATGGAGGACGGCTCCGTCACGATGGAGGTGCAGGGTCAAGCCGAGGCTGTCGAGGCGCTTTGGAACAGGATTTGGCAGGGCAACGGCTACATCCGTGTCAGCGGTCTTGTCACAGAGGAGCGGGAAGCGGCGGATGAGCAGAATTTTGTGATTCGCTATTAA
- the aroQ gene encoding type II 3-dehydroquinate dehydratase, whose product MSKILVLNGPNLNLLGKREPEIYGAATLADINEALRERAAKAGAAIEFFQSNHEGALVDAVQNAEGSADFILLNAAAFTHYSIALRDAIAAVSVPVIEIHLSNIHRREEFRHTSVIAPVVMGQVAGFGAESYLGALEIALMKLDAKEKGARR is encoded by the coding sequence TTGTCGAAAATTTTAGTGCTGAACGGTCCGAATCTTAATCTTCTCGGAAAGCGTGAGCCGGAAATCTACGGGGCTGCGACGCTTGCAGACATCAACGAGGCACTGCGGGAGCGTGCGGCAAAAGCGGGCGCGGCAATCGAGTTCTTTCAGTCGAATCATGAGGGGGCGCTCGTCGATGCCGTGCAGAATGCCGAGGGCAGTGCGGACTTCATCCTGCTGAACGCCGCCGCTTTCACGCACTATAGCATCGCTCTGCGCGATGCGATCGCCGCCGTTTCCGTGCCCGTCATCGAGATTCATCTGTCGAACATCCATCGGCGCGAGGAGTTCCGCCATACGTCGGTGATCGCGCCCGTCGTCATGGGACAGGTTGCGGGCTTCGGTGCGGAGAGCTATCTGGGGGCGCTCGAAATCGCTTTGATGAAGCTTGACGCGAAGGAGAAGGGGGCGAGGCGATGA
- a CDS encoding M24 family metallopeptidase: MSTEKRVERLRTLMKEKGVEAMLVSKVVNLRYFSGFTGDDSLLLITAERELLLTDFRYMEQAKAETAFEVVEQKAGLWQQAAKAVQELGCRSLGFEGRAVSFDTFQAFRKLLPAWQEENFISLALEPLREVKDAEEIACLRKAVEISDRAFDDVLQFLRPGISERAVAAHLEAFMREHGSERPAFTTIVASGVRGSLPHGTASEKLLVAGEFVTMDYGAVYQGYHSDITRTVVLGEASEKHRELYHTVLEAQILGVKSLYVGIPGKEADRIVRDFLTQEGYGENFGHGLGHSVGLEIHEEPRLSPKSRAEHLAEGTVVTVEPGVYLPGWGGLRIEDTVLLEKRGGVPLTKAAKHLIEITQG, translated from the coding sequence ATGAGCACGGAAAAGCGCGTAGAGCGTCTGCGCACCCTCATGAAAGAGAAGGGCGTCGAGGCGATGCTCGTGAGCAAGGTCGTGAACCTGCGCTACTTCAGCGGCTTTACGGGCGACGACTCGCTTCTCCTCATCACGGCGGAGCGCGAATTGCTGCTCACGGATTTCCGCTATATGGAGCAGGCGAAGGCAGAAACCGCTTTCGAGGTCGTCGAGCAGAAGGCGGGGCTTTGGCAGCAGGCGGCGAAGGCGGTGCAGGAGCTTGGCTGCCGCTCGCTGGGCTTCGAGGGAAGAGCCGTCTCCTTTGATACGTTCCAAGCGTTTCGGAAGCTCTTGCCCGCCTGGCAGGAAGAGAATTTTATCAGCCTTGCGCTTGAGCCGCTGCGCGAGGTCAAGGATGCCGAGGAGATTGCCTGCCTGAGAAAAGCCGTGGAGATCAGCGACCGCGCGTTCGACGACGTGCTGCAGTTCCTGCGTCCCGGCATCTCGGAGCGTGCGGTTGCCGCGCATCTGGAGGCATTCATGCGCGAGCATGGATCGGAACGTCCCGCCTTCACGACGATCGTGGCATCGGGCGTGCGCGGCAGCCTGCCGCATGGAACTGCATCAGAAAAGTTGCTTGTTGCGGGCGAATTTGTTACAATGGACTATGGTGCTGTTTACCAAGGGTATCATTCCGATATCACGCGCACCGTCGTCTTGGGCGAAGCGTCCGAAAAGCACAGGGAACTTTACCACACGGTGCTTGAGGCGCAGATCCTCGGTGTAAAGAGTCTCTATGTTGGCATCCCAGGCAAGGAGGCTGACCGAATCGTGCGCGATTTCCTCACGCAGGAAGGCTATGGCGAGAACTTCGGTCATGGACTCGGTCACAGCGTCGGTCTGGAGATTCACGAGGAGCCTCGCCTGTCGCCGAAGAGCAGGGCGGAGCATCTCGCGGAAGGCACGGTCGTCACGGTGGAGCCGGGCGTCTATCTGCCGGGCTGGGGAGGACTGCGCATCGAGGATACGGTGCTCCTGGAGAAGCGGGGCGGCGTGCCGCTGACGAAGGCGGCAAAGCACCTGATTGAGATAACGCAAGGATAG
- the efp gene encoding elongation factor P → MISSTDFRTGLTIEIDGGVWQVVEFQHVKPGKGAAFVRTKIKNVETGAVVERTFNPNEKMPAARLDTRKMQYLYEADGMYTFMDTENYEQTELSKDQLGDALNYLQENMEVNLQTFKDRIIGITLPTSVNLKVTECEPSVKGNTATGATKMATVETGYVVRVPLFVNEGDVLRIDTRTGNYIERA, encoded by the coding sequence ATGATTTCAAGCACAGATTTTCGTACAGGTCTCACGATCGAGATTGACGGCGGCGTTTGGCAGGTTGTCGAGTTTCAGCATGTGAAGCCGGGCAAGGGTGCGGCGTTCGTGCGCACGAAGATCAAGAACGTCGAGACGGGAGCCGTCGTCGAGCGTACGTTCAACCCGAACGAAAAGATGCCTGCGGCGCGCCTCGATACGCGCAAGATGCAGTACCTCTATGAAGCCGACGGCATGTATACGTTCATGGATACGGAGAACTATGAGCAGACGGAACTGAGTAAGGATCAGCTCGGCGACGCCCTGAACTACCTGCAGGAAAATATGGAAGTCAATTTGCAGACATTCAAGGATCGCATCATTGGCATCACGCTGCCGACATCTGTCAATCTCAAGGTCACGGAGTGTGAGCCGAGCGTCAAGGGCAATACGGCGACGGGCGCGACAAAGATGGCGACAGTCGAGACGGGCTACGTCGTGCGCGTGCCTCTCTTCGTCAATGAAGGTGACGTCCTGCGCATCGATACGCGTACGGGCAATTATATCGAACGTGCCTGA
- a CDS encoding Asp23/Gls24 family envelope stress response protein: MAEEVSMSKKGAIGSIRIADEVVGIIAGLAATEIDGVAGMSGGIAGGIAEMLGKKSFTKGVKVEVGEKETAVDLYMIVKYGARVPDVAIAVQENVKKAIENMTGLTVVEVNVHVQGVSFAEETEEEDARVH; the protein is encoded by the coding sequence ATGGCAGAGGAAGTCAGCATGAGCAAGAAGGGTGCGATCGGTTCGATCCGCATCGCCGACGAGGTCGTGGGCATCATCGCGGGACTCGCCGCGACGGAGATTGACGGCGTCGCGGGCATGAGCGGCGGCATCGCCGGCGGCATCGCCGAAATGCTCGGCAAGAAGAGCTTCACGAAGGGTGTGAAGGTCGAGGTCGGCGAGAAGGAGACGGCGGTCGATCTCTACATGATCGTGAAGTACGGCGCGCGCGTTCCCGATGTAGCCATCGCTGTGCAGGAAAACGTCAAGAAGGCGATCGAGAACATGACGGGGCTGACCGTCGTCGAAGTCAATGTCCATGTGCAGGGCGTGAGCTTCGCTGAGGAAACAGAGGAAGAGGACGCGCGCGTCCACTGA
- the amaP gene encoding alkaline shock response membrane anchor protein AmaP — protein sequence MGIINRFLLFLYALAVACLSLGVVALALQIVPEPILLNEYRYLMGAQQWQLVAGGVLVFLLSIHLIGCSFSGGSDKREGGEFLVLHGKVGDVGVSLGAVHNLVEQTVQTVPGVRSLHVKVSVVKKAAKDGAQISLRLAIVIGKEANAAAVSDDIRTEVRRAMQETMGVDEFSLDIVVEDISNAPLTKKKRVV from the coding sequence ATGGGGATCATCAACCGCTTTCTTTTGTTCCTTTACGCGCTCGCCGTCGCGTGCCTTTCGCTGGGCGTCGTGGCGCTTGCTCTGCAGATCGTGCCCGAACCGATCCTGCTCAACGAGTACCGCTACCTGATGGGAGCGCAGCAATGGCAGCTGGTTGCGGGAGGCGTCCTTGTATTTCTTCTAAGCATACATCTGATCGGCTGCAGCTTTTCGGGTGGCTCAGATAAACGGGAGGGCGGCGAATTCCTCGTGCTCCATGGCAAGGTGGGCGATGTCGGCGTCTCGCTCGGCGCCGTCCACAATCTCGTGGAGCAGACAGTGCAGACCGTTCCGGGCGTCCGGAGTCTCCATGTGAAGGTTTCCGTCGTGAAGAAGGCCGCGAAGGACGGGGCACAGATCTCCCTTCGCCTCGCTATCGTCATAGGCAAGGAGGCGAATGCCGCCGCTGTTTCCGACGATATTCGCACGGAGGTTCGCCGCGCTATGCAGGAAACGATGGGCGTCGATGAGTTTTCGCTGGACATTGTCGTTGAAGATATTTCCAATGCGCCGCTGACGAAGAAGAAGCGCGTCGTTTGA
- a CDS encoding DUF2273 domain-containing protein: MGEEKTCPFKAFFEAHAPVLLPHRGKIGGVFFGALFGLAVLIFGFWQTFFVLFCCLVGLLVGIRIDHDIRLRDVEDFFDEMFPYRQRYRQHRFRE; encoded by the coding sequence ATGGGTGAGGAAAAGACATGCCCGTTCAAGGCTTTTTTTGAAGCGCACGCGCCCGTGCTCCTGCCGCATCGCGGCAAGATCGGCGGCGTGTTTTTCGGGGCGCTTTTTGGTCTCGCTGTACTTATCTTCGGCTTCTGGCAGACGTTCTTCGTGCTCTTCTGCTGCCTTGTCGGGCTGCTCGTTGGCATTCGCATCGATCATGATATTCGTCTGCGCGATGTGGAAGATTTTTTTGATGAGATGTTTCCCTATCGGCAGCGTTATCGGCAGCATCGCTTCAGGGAATGA
- the nusB gene encoding transcription antitermination factor NusB: MSRRQAREAALQTLFQLELNPPSEAASEEACQMWALDAAVEEMPVETKRDYSYAASLVRGTREHLAAIDEEIAASTHDWKLDRMTGVDRNIVRIALYEMKYGAEKVDVGIAINEAVELAKKFGTDDSSRYVNGILGGLAR, translated from the coding sequence ATGAGTCGTAGACAGGCGCGCGAGGCGGCGCTTCAGACGTTGTTCCAACTGGAGCTCAATCCGCCGTCGGAGGCGGCTTCCGAAGAGGCGTGCCAGATGTGGGCGCTCGATGCGGCGGTTGAGGAAATGCCCGTTGAGACGAAGCGGGATTATAGCTATGCAGCTTCCCTCGTGCGCGGTACGCGCGAGCATCTCGCCGCCATCGATGAGGAGATCGCCGCGTCCACGCATGATTGGAAGCTCGACCGCATGACAGGCGTCGATCGCAACATCGTCCGCATCGCGCTCTACGAGATGAAGTACGGCGCGGAAAAGGTGGATGTCGGCATCGCCATCAACGAAGCGGTCGAGCTGGCGAAGAAATTTGGCACGGATGATTCCAGCCGCTACGTCAACGGGATCTTGGGCGGACTGGCAAGGTGA
- the xseA gene encoding exodeoxyribonuclease VII large subunit produces the protein MTVHSVSALTQYIKSMFQVEGLLRNVSVEGELSNYKMYASGHCYFTLKDETASLKGVMFKSRARLLRFQPENGMKVVATGEVSVYERDGVYQLYVERLLPVGAGELSVAFEQLKARLAAEGLFNEDHKKPLPPFPRTIGIVTSLSGAVLRDIYRVSKRRDANIRLVLYPTLVQGEGAAAEIAAAIRFFNEKYPVDLLIVGRGGGSAEDLWAFNEEPVVRAIYDSVIPVISAVGHETDTTLSDYASDVRAATPSQAAELAVPETAALFRRIGECEMRLQKAVKSRLYYERERVERLGGFFLKRPPQALLADRRQRLDMAAEALDRGMRRALLEKQHAFRVAAEKLEMLNPLHVIRRGYSVVEKDGAAVRSVKELAAGDGILVRLADGSFDAVVGGLREGGL, from the coding sequence TTGACGGTTCACAGCGTATCCGCGCTCACGCAGTACATCAAGAGCATGTTCCAGGTGGAAGGATTGCTGCGCAATGTTTCCGTCGAGGGCGAACTGTCCAATTACAAGATGTACGCTTCGGGACATTGCTATTTCACGCTGAAGGATGAGACGGCGTCTCTGAAGGGCGTGATGTTCAAGAGCCGTGCGCGGCTTCTGCGTTTTCAGCCGGAAAACGGCATGAAGGTCGTAGCCACGGGCGAGGTTTCCGTCTACGAGCGCGACGGCGTCTATCAGCTCTATGTCGAGCGCCTTCTGCCCGTGGGGGCGGGAGAACTGAGCGTCGCCTTCGAGCAGCTGAAGGCTCGCCTTGCCGCCGAGGGGCTTTTCAATGAGGACCACAAGAAGCCTCTGCCGCCGTTTCCTCGCACGATCGGTATCGTGACGTCCCTTTCGGGCGCAGTGCTGCGCGACATTTACCGCGTTTCCAAGCGGCGCGATGCGAATATTCGCTTGGTTCTTTATCCGACGCTCGTGCAGGGCGAGGGCGCGGCGGCTGAGATCGCTGCCGCCATCCGCTTCTTCAATGAGAAGTACCCCGTCGACCTTTTGATCGTCGGCAGAGGCGGCGGATCGGCGGAAGATTTGTGGGCGTTCAATGAGGAGCCTGTCGTGCGTGCGATCTATGACTCCGTGATTCCCGTCATTTCTGCCGTCGGTCATGAGACGGATACGACTCTTTCCGACTATGCGAGTGATGTGCGTGCGGCGACGCCCTCGCAGGCGGCGGAACTCGCCGTACCCGAGACGGCGGCGCTCTTCCGCCGCATTGGCGAATGTGAGATGCGTCTCCAAAAGGCGGTGAAGAGCCGTCTTTACTACGAGCGTGAGCGCGTGGAGCGTCTGGGCGGCTTCTTCCTGAAGCGTCCGCCGCAGGCGCTCCTAGCCGATCGTCGTCAAAGGCTCGACATGGCGGCAGAAGCACTCGACCGCGGGATGCGCCGCGCCCTGCTGGAAAAGCAGCACGCCTTTCGGGTCGCAGCGGAAAAGCTTGAGATGCTCAATCCGCTGCATGTCATACGGCGCGGCTACAGCGTTGTGGAGAAAGATGGTGCGGCC